In Seriola aureovittata isolate HTS-2021-v1 ecotype China chromosome 17, ASM2101889v1, whole genome shotgun sequence, a genomic segment contains:
- the rtbdn gene encoding retbindin: protein MDVTSRPLLLVCAYIAAALIGGARSEGMCLQDGKHKATPSPEPHLRDCALYADNSCCTEEGIQDISHVPSASNKNEPWDKCGPLSSECEGFLKRVSCFYRCSPDAARWPHPHRRSYIQAVPLCHSFCRDWFDACRMDLTCARNWARDPRGQNCTGACVQYQQMYQHGRDLCESLWGDAFMTVEDEPEDVGEAGEIGVEGDGSRPCGCLTLSPSDKDVIAALRAQQDDPEELDTTKTGLPQYRAPCQTKLPLQARSSRKGNSVLRKRSVMVDDGEGSGSGL from the exons ATGGATGTCACCTCTCGACCTCTCCTATTGGTTTGCGCATATATTGCGGCTGCGCTGATTGGTGGAGCCCGCTCGGAGGGGATGTGTCTTCAAGACGGCAAGCACAAGGCCACGCCCAGCCCGGAGCCACACCTGAGGGACTGCGCCCTGTACGCTGACA ATAGCTGCTGCACAGAAGAAGGCATCCAGGACATCTCCCATGTTCCCTCTGCCAGCAATAAGAATGAACCCTGGGACAAATGTGGGCCCCTGAGCTCCGA gtgtGAAGGTTTCCTGAAGCGCGTGTCATGTTTTTACCGCTGCTCCCCCGATGCCGCTCGATGGCCTCACCCCCATCGCCGCTCGTACATCCAGGCTGTGCCGCTCTGCCACAGCTTCTGTCGTGATTG GTTTGACGCCTGCAGGATGGACTTGACGTGTGCTCGTAACTGGGCCAGAGACCCCAGAGGACAGAACTGCACTGGAGCCTGTGTCCAGTACCAGCAG atgTACCAGCACGGCAGGGATCTCTGCGAGAGCCTGTGGGGCGATGCTTTCATGACGGTGGAGGATGAGCCTGAGGATGTGGGAGAGGCCGGAGAGATCGGGGTGGAGGGGGACGGCAGTCGCCCCTGCGGCTGCCTGACCCTGAGCCCATCCGACAAGGACGTGATCGCCGCCCTCAGGGCCCAACAGGACGACCCGGAGGAGCTGGACACCACCAAGACGGGCCTGCCTCAGTACCGGGCCCCTTGCCAGACCAAGCTGCCACTGCAGGCCAGGAGCAGCAGGAAGGGGAACTCCGTGCTGCGTAAACGCTCGGTCATGGTAGACGACGGGGAGGGGAGCGGCAGCGGCTTGTAG